One Aquarana catesbeiana isolate 2022-GZ linkage group LG04, ASM4218655v1, whole genome shotgun sequence genomic region harbors:
- the LOC141141421 gene encoding probable G-protein coupled receptor 148, with amino-acid sequence MLVDYMNCTSYYENPSSYTTPIETAINDTTVNSECLSQSILVMRMFLIPVVVCSIFTLLVNPLILITILMKDKLRKETRYNLLANVMISDLIFLLFNSLISTCNAIRWYIHQILCFTMIVISFAAYTSCVLTFTVMVIDTYIAICFPLHYHSLLSVQRTRKILSAIWIFSAVFPITVFVLSESFTTAVQEGQNVCLLLYYGPKDNRNNRITIVCSFAIFFLMICSVMITYFYIRLYTMTRHSGIWASRFSRARITLLTHSILLCLYIVPAFILTMEVIMFKNNVIGMDVRLWLSASNNGVIMLMPRALSPLLYGLRYREISTSLKLCFSRNKVSFTGTEGYR; translated from the coding sequence ATGCTTGTAGATTATATGAATTGCACTTCCTATTATGAAAACCCCTCATCATACACAACACCTATTGAAACTGCCATCAACGACACAACAGTTAACTCAGAATGCCTTTCACAGTCTATCCTAGTCATGCGGATGTTTTTAATTCCTGTAGTGGTCTGCAGCATTTTTACTCTTTTAGTCAACCCCCTGATCCTCATTACTATCTTAATGAAGGACAAACTACGGAAGGAGACGAGATACAATCTCCTGGCCAATGTGATGATCTCAGACCTCATCTTTCTTCTATTTAACAGTCTAATTTCTACTTGTAACGCCATACGCTGgtacattcaccagattctgtgCTTCACCATGATTGTCATCTCATTTGCAGCCTATACCAGCTGTGTTTTGACATTTACTGTTATGGTAATTGACACCTACATTGCTATCTGTTTCCCTCTACATTACCACTCTCTCTTGTCTGTCCAACGCACCAGAAAAATATTATCAGCAATTTGGATTTTTTCAGCTGTTTTCCCCATAACTGTGTTTGTACTCTCTGAATCATTTACCACAGCTGTACAGGAAGGACAAAATGTTTGCCTCTTGCTCTACTACGGGCCTAAAGATAATAGGAATAACAGAATTACCATAGTCTGCTCATTTGCCATATTTTTCTTGATGATTTGTTCTGTTATGATCACATACTTTTACATTAGGTTATACACAATGACGCGCCACTCAGGTATATGGGCTAGCCGATTCTCAAGAGCTCGAATAACCCTTCTAACGCATTCCATTTTGCTGTGTTTGTATATTGTACCTGCTTTCATATTGACTATGGAAGTCATAATGTTTAAAAACAATGTAATTGGAATGGATGTAAGGTTGTGGCTCTCTGCAAGTAACAATGGTGTGATAATGTTGATGCCACGGGCACTATCACCTTTATTGTATGGACTCAGGTACCGTGAGATATCCACCTCACTAAAACTCTGTTTTTCGCGGAATAAAGTAAGCTTTACTGGCACAGAGGGATACCGATAA